From Enhydrobacter sp., the proteins below share one genomic window:
- a CDS encoding aminoglycoside phosphotransferase family protein produces MADAFLAELRAGRALPAVGTAHGHVLLRDGRLARVAYAHEGDPTAAARLLAQAAAFRHLEPAGHSPRLHEIVEPGPGLPGGALIVDFIDGRAPRLPHELPALAATLARIHALPLPDAASPIPRQVNPFLATLEPIEANAARFLDRAVTDPEAREIVAGEVRLARAAAAALAARPQPLAVALADTHPGNFLVDRAGVAWFVDLEKVHVGSPAIDLAHATLPTSTLWDPKIGVVLSPEDVGCFNEAYLAAIGVAAAAALRPWLMPMRRLTWLRTTLFMARWRVQTRSPRDPSDPAQWSDAGLSPDMKAHVDATIDRCFGRDFVRSVCAEWRGL; encoded by the coding sequence GTGGCTGACGCCTTCCTCGCCGAGCTGCGCGCCGGCCGCGCCTTGCCCGCGGTCGGCACGGCGCACGGTCATGTCCTGCTGCGTGATGGGCGGCTGGCGCGCGTCGCCTATGCGCACGAAGGCGATCCGACGGCGGCGGCGCGTCTGTTGGCTCAGGCCGCGGCGTTCCGCCATCTCGAGCCGGCGGGCCACTCGCCGCGCCTGCACGAGATCGTCGAACCGGGACCGGGTTTGCCCGGCGGCGCCTTGATCGTCGATTTCATCGACGGCCGCGCACCGCGCCTGCCGCACGAGCTGCCGGCATTGGCGGCGACACTGGCGCGCATCCACGCCTTGCCGCTGCCGGACGCGGCCTCGCCGATTCCGCGCCAGGTCAACCCTTTCCTCGCCACGCTGGAGCCGATCGAGGCCAATGCCGCGCGCTTCCTCGACAGGGCCGTCACCGATCCCGAGGCCCGCGAGATCGTGGCCGGCGAGGTGCGGCTCGCCCGCGCGGCGGCGGCCGCGCTCGCCGCGCGTCCCCAGCCACTCGCCGTGGCGCTTGCCGACACGCATCCCGGCAACTTCCTCGTCGATCGCGCAGGTGTCGCCTGGTTCGTCGACCTCGAGAAGGTGCATGTCGGCTCACCCGCCATCGATCTTGCGCACGCCACCTTGCCGACCTCGACCTTGTGGGATCCGAAGATCGGCGTGGTTCTCTCCCCGGAAGACGTGGGCTGCTTCAACGAAGCCTATCTCGCCGCCATCGGCGTCGCCGCCGCCGCCGCACTGCGGCCGTGGCTGATGCCGATGCGCCGCCTCACCTGGCTGCGCACCACCTTGTTCATGGCGCGCTGGCGGGTGCAGACGCGCAGCCCGCGCGATCCGTCTGATCCCGCGCAATGGAGCGACGCCGGCCTCTCGCCCGACATGAAGGCGCATGTCGACGCCACCATCGATCGCTGTTTCGGCCGCGACTTCGTCCGCTCGGTGTGTGCCGAATGGCGTGGTCTATAG
- a CDS encoding GNAT family N-acetyltransferase: MTASITIATADDLPFMHSLSRRLSRVPGPPWHDEAAMDGFQDRHMAASLAPAEGMSTLVARGPDGSRLGYIHLRPGRDGVTDEPCGYVSLLAVAAEAEGTGAARLLMAAAEEWARGRGYRLLSLDVFADNRRAVEFYERGGFRSETYRMVKPL, translated from the coding sequence ATGACTGCGAGCATAACCATCGCCACGGCGGACGATCTGCCGTTCATGCACAGCCTGTCGCGCCGCCTGTCGCGCGTGCCCGGTCCGCCCTGGCACGACGAGGCCGCCATGGATGGCTTCCAGGATCGCCACATGGCCGCGTCGCTCGCGCCAGCCGAGGGCATGTCGACCCTGGTCGCCCGCGGCCCGGACGGAAGCCGCCTCGGCTACATCCATCTGCGTCCGGGAAGGGACGGCGTGACCGACGAGCCGTGCGGCTACGTCTCGCTGCTGGCGGTCGCGGCGGAAGCCGAGGGCACGGGCGCCGCGCGGCTGCTCATGGCAGCGGCCGAGGAGTGGGCGCGCGGGCGCGGCTATCGGCTGCTGAGCCTCGACGTGTTCGCCGACAACCGGCGCGCCGTCGAGTTCTACGAGCGCGGCGGGTTCAGGTCGGAAACCTATCGGATGGTGAAGCCGCTATAG
- a CDS encoding PA0069 family radical SAM protein: MKPTAPPLYPDDRIAEPQHNGRGALSNDSSRYDEEKRIRTTDGWDIEEDLPPPRTTLTKDATRTILARNTSPDVPFDRSINPYRGCEHGCVYCFARPTHAYLGLSPGLDFETRLLYKPEAARLLSAELAAPKYRCDVVAMGTNTDPYQPVERELKITRQILRVLSDFNNPVGIVTKNHLITRDIDILADMARRNLAECFVSVTTLDRDLARAMEPRASAPHRRLDAIKALADAGIPTGVMTAPMIPGLNDHEMEAILEAATRAGATRAGFVVLRLPLEIKELFEEWLRTHRPDRAEKVLSLIRQLRGGALYRAEFGTRMRGEGPIADLLGARFAAAVKRLGLNRIRYRLDLEKFRVPEHARTALVDARRDGRQMKLF; this comes from the coding sequence ATGAAGCCGACCGCGCCGCCGCTTTATCCCGACGACCGGATCGCCGAGCCGCAGCACAACGGCCGCGGCGCGCTCAGCAACGACTCGAGCCGCTACGACGAGGAGAAGCGCATCCGCACCACCGACGGCTGGGACATCGAGGAGGACCTGCCGCCGCCGCGCACCACGCTGACGAAGGACGCCACCCGCACCATCCTGGCGCGCAACACCTCGCCCGACGTGCCGTTCGACCGCTCGATCAATCCCTATCGCGGCTGCGAGCACGGCTGCGTCTACTGCTTCGCGCGCCCCACGCACGCCTATCTCGGCCTGTCGCCCGGCCTCGATTTCGAGACCAGGCTGCTCTACAAGCCCGAGGCCGCCCGGCTGCTCAGCGCGGAACTGGCTGCGCCCAAGTATCGTTGCGACGTGGTCGCCATGGGCACCAACACCGATCCTTACCAGCCAGTCGAGCGCGAGCTCAAGATCACCCGCCAGATCCTGCGCGTGCTGTCGGACTTCAACAACCCGGTCGGCATCGTCACCAAGAACCACCTGATCACGCGCGACATCGACATCCTTGCCGACATGGCGCGGCGCAACCTCGCCGAATGCTTCGTCTCGGTGACCACGCTCGACAGGGATCTCGCGCGCGCCATGGAGCCGCGCGCCTCGGCGCCGCATCGCCGGCTCGACGCCATCAAGGCGCTGGCGGATGCCGGCATTCCGACCGGAGTCATGACGGCGCCGATGATCCCCGGCCTGAACGACCACGAGATGGAGGCGATTCTCGAGGCGGCGACGCGGGCCGGCGCGACGCGCGCCGGCTTCGTCGTGCTGCGCCTGCCGCTCGAGATCAAGGAGTTGTTCGAGGAATGGCTGCGCACACACCGGCCCGACCGCGCCGAGAAGGTGCTGTCGCTCATTCGCCAGCTCAGGGGCGGCGCGCTCTACCGGGCCGAGTTCGGCACGCGCATGCGCGGCGAGGGGCCGATCGCCGACCTGCTGGGCGCGCGCTTCGCCGCCGCCGTGAAGCGGCTCGGCCTGAATCGTATCCGCTACCGGCTCGATCTCGAGAAGTTCCGCGTGCCCGAGCACGCCCGCACCGCGCTGGTCGATGCGCGGCGCGACGGACGCCAGATGAAGCTGTTCTAG
- a CDS encoding glutathione S-transferase family protein: protein MADELVLYTNPQSRGAMSHWMLEEVGCPYRIELLDFGPAMKTPGYLALNPMGKVPTLKHGDTIVTETGAILCYLADLFPETRLAPPLADRGAYYRWLFFVAGPAEAAIGNKSVGWEPAPDMQGRFGYGSYERTLDTVEKAVQGRRYIAADHFTAADLYMASMLHWGMTFGTVDKRPAFEAYAAPHIGRPAARRAGEKAAKLSA, encoded by the coding sequence ATGGCCGACGAACTCGTGCTCTACACCAACCCGCAATCGCGCGGCGCGATGAGCCACTGGATGCTGGAGGAGGTCGGCTGTCCCTACCGGATCGAGCTGCTGGACTTCGGGCCGGCCATGAAGACGCCCGGATACCTCGCGCTCAATCCCATGGGCAAGGTGCCGACCTTGAAGCACGGCGACACGATCGTGACCGAGACCGGCGCCATCCTCTGCTATCTCGCCGATCTCTTTCCCGAGACGCGGCTCGCCCCGCCGCTCGCCGACCGCGGCGCCTACTATCGCTGGTTGTTCTTCGTCGCCGGCCCCGCCGAGGCCGCGATCGGCAACAAGTCGGTCGGCTGGGAGCCGGCGCCCGACATGCAGGGCCGCTTCGGCTACGGTTCCTACGAGCGCACCCTCGACACCGTGGAAAAGGCGGTGCAGGGCAGGCGCTACATCGCCGCCGACCATTTCACCGCCGCCGATCTCTACATGGCCTCGATGCTGCACTGGGGCATGACCTTCGGCACGGTCGACAAGCGCCCGGCCTTCGAGGCCTACGCCGCCCCCCACATCGGCCGCCCCGCCGCCAGGCGCGCCGGTGAGAAGGCGGCGAAGCTCTCGGCCTGA
- a CDS encoding nucleotidyltransferase family protein encodes MPPVQDIIAQDPVGMEQLRAARALGLPDWCIAAGFVRNRVWDHLHGIHPPRPVADIDVIYFDAADVSRETEARHEARLAALMPGQPWQARNQARMHVWKGLPPHRSTADSMLYWLETVTPVGVRLEADDTLTLVAPLGIDDLLNLVCRPTAFGRTRRDEYEARIASKRWGELWPKVRFLD; translated from the coding sequence ATGCCGCCCGTTCAGGACATCATCGCGCAGGACCCTGTGGGTATGGAACAGCTGCGCGCCGCCCGCGCGCTCGGCCTGCCCGACTGGTGCATCGCCGCGGGCTTCGTGCGCAATCGCGTGTGGGACCACCTGCACGGCATCCATCCGCCGCGGCCGGTCGCCGACATCGACGTGATCTATTTCGACGCCGCCGACGTCTCGCGCGAGACCGAGGCGCGGCACGAGGCGCGGCTCGCCGCCCTGATGCCCGGCCAGCCCTGGCAGGCGCGCAATCAGGCGCGCATGCACGTCTGGAAGGGCCTGCCGCCGCACCGCAGCACCGCCGATTCGATGCTCTACTGGCTGGAGACCGTGACGCCCGTCGGCGTGCGGCTCGAGGCCGACGACACGCTCACCCTGGTGGCGCCGCTCGGCATAGACGACCTGCTCAACCTGGTCTGCCGCCCCACCGCCTTCGGCCGCACCCGCCGCGACGAGTACGAAGCGCGCATCGCGAGCAAGCGCTGGGGCGAACTGTGGCCCAAGGTACGGTTTCTGGACTGA
- a CDS encoding ribonuclease HII, which yields MPSFRHELRGAESGALRVAGVDEVGRGPLAGPVVAAVAAIDRALAGRKLLRLIDDSKKLAPQEREAAFDAIVASGAVRFALGEASVEEIDRINILQATYLAMRRALQAMAEPPDLLLIDGNRVPPGLHCTAEAIVGGDAVSYSIAAASIVAKVTRDRHMRALAATFPGYGWETNVGYGSERHLLALERLGPTPHHRRSFAPVLRLLEPAGRPPADSTMA from the coding sequence ATGCCGAGCTTTCGCCATGAGCTCAGGGGTGCGGAGTCGGGGGCGCTGCGCGTCGCCGGCGTCGACGAGGTCGGGCGCGGCCCGCTCGCCGGCCCGGTCGTGGCCGCGGTCGCGGCTATCGACCGCGCGCTCGCCGGGCGCAAGCTGCTGCGCCTGATCGACGATTCCAAGAAGCTGGCGCCGCAGGAGCGCGAGGCGGCCTTCGACGCCATCGTCGCGTCGGGCGCGGTGCGCTTCGCGCTGGGCGAGGCGAGCGTCGAGGAGATCGACCGGATCAACATCCTGCAGGCGACCTACCTCGCCATGCGCCGCGCCCTGCAGGCGATGGCCGAGCCGCCCGACCTGCTGCTGATCGACGGCAATCGGGTGCCGCCCGGGCTGCACTGCACGGCCGAAGCGATCGTCGGCGGCGATGCCGTCTCCTATTCGATCGCCGCCGCCTCGATCGTCGCCAAGGTGACGCGCGATCGCCACATGCGGGCACTCGCCGCGACTTTCCCCGGCTACGGCTGGGAGACCAATGTCGGCTACGGCAGCGAGCGGCACCTGCTGGCGCTCGAAAGGCTCGGACCGACGCCGCATCACCGCAGGAGCTTCGCACCCGTCCTGCGCCTGCTGGAGCCGGCCGGCCGGCCGCCGGCGGACTCGACGATGGCGTGA
- a CDS encoding glutathione S-transferase family protein, whose protein sequence is MLTLYYAPHTCALATHIALEEAGADYRAKRIDFSRDEQRSPAYLKINPKGRVPALATGRGILTETPAMLVYVAQSFPAARLAPMDDAFALAEIQAFNAYLGSTVHVAHAHRMRGYRWVDAADAPSLAAMKRKVPESVGACFELIERDMLRGPWVMGERFTICDPYLFTLAQWLEADGVDLAKLPRVLDHRRRVGERAATKKAIAAELAGAG, encoded by the coding sequence ATGCTCACGCTCTACTACGCGCCGCACACCTGCGCGCTCGCCACCCATATCGCCCTCGAGGAAGCCGGCGCGGACTACCGGGCGAAGCGCATCGATTTCTCGAGGGATGAGCAGCGCTCGCCCGCCTACCTGAAGATCAATCCCAAGGGCCGCGTGCCGGCGCTGGCCACCGGCCGCGGCATCCTGACCGAGACGCCGGCCATGCTGGTCTATGTCGCGCAGAGCTTCCCGGCCGCCCGCCTCGCACCGATGGACGACGCCTTCGCACTGGCCGAGATCCAGGCCTTCAACGCCTACCTCGGCTCGACCGTGCACGTCGCGCACGCCCATCGCATGCGCGGCTATCGCTGGGTCGACGCCGCCGACGCGCCGTCGCTCGCTGCCATGAAGCGCAAGGTCCCCGAATCGGTCGGCGCTTGCTTCGAGCTGATCGAGCGCGACATGCTTCGCGGTCCCTGGGTGATGGGCGAGCGCTTCACGATCTGCGATCCCTACCTCTTCACGCTGGCGCAGTGGCTGGAGGCCGACGGCGTCGACCTCGCGAAGCTGCCGCGCGTGCTCGACCACCGGCGCCGCGTCGGCGAGCGCGCCGCGACGAAGAAGGCGATCGCGGCCGAGCTTGCCGGCGCCGGGTGA
- a CDS encoding ATP-binding protein, whose protein sequence is MLDEVHRAPELFRALRGVIDRGRRSGKKTGRFLLLGSAAIDLLKQSGESLAGRISFLELPPFDVLEVPENDLDELWVRGGFPPSFLAPNDELSFRWRQDFIRTYLERDIPQLGPRVPAETLRRFWTMLAHGQAELLNAARLARGLGVSGVTVASYLDLLVDLLLVRRLAAWHRNDGKRLVKSPKIYVRDAGIAHALLGLRNKEDVLGHPVAGQTWETLAVETLISAAPKGTEAHFYRTSAGAEIDLVLTLPRQRLWAVEVKRSSAPKVEKGFHIACEDLKPRRRVVVYPGTDRFSLGTSVEAIGLGDLARELANES, encoded by the coding sequence GTGCTCGACGAGGTCCATCGCGCCCCGGAACTTTTTCGCGCGCTCCGCGGAGTCATCGACCGCGGCCGGAGGAGCGGCAAGAAGACCGGGCGCTTCCTTCTGCTCGGTTCGGCGGCCATCGATCTGTTGAAGCAATCCGGCGAATCCCTTGCCGGACGCATTTCATTCCTCGAGCTGCCGCCGTTCGACGTTCTGGAAGTGCCTGAAAACGACCTCGACGAGCTTTGGGTGCGCGGCGGCTTTCCCCCCAGTTTCCTGGCTCCGAACGACGAACTGAGCTTCAGGTGGCGTCAGGACTTCATCCGCACGTATCTCGAACGAGACATTCCCCAGCTCGGGCCGCGCGTCCCGGCCGAGACGCTACGCCGCTTCTGGACCATGCTGGCGCACGGCCAGGCGGAGCTGCTGAACGCGGCCAGGTTGGCGCGCGGCCTCGGCGTGAGCGGGGTGACGGTCGCCAGCTATCTCGATCTGCTCGTCGACTTGCTGCTCGTGCGTCGCCTGGCGGCATGGCATCGCAATGACGGGAAACGGCTCGTGAAGTCCCCGAAGATCTATGTGCGGGACGCCGGGATCGCGCACGCGCTGCTTGGTCTTCGCAACAAGGAGGACGTTCTCGGCCACCCTGTCGCCGGGCAGACTTGGGAAACGCTGGCGGTGGAAACCTTGATCTCGGCCGCCCCGAAAGGGACGGAAGCGCACTTCTATCGCACGTCCGCCGGTGCGGAGATTGACCTCGTGCTGACGCTGCCCCGGCAGCGGCTGTGGGCCGTCGAAGTCAAACGCAGCTCTGCGCCGAAGGTGGAGAAGGGGTTCCATATCGCTTGCGAGGACCTGAAGCCTCGGCGTCGTGTGGTGGTCTATCCCGGCACCGACCGCTTCTCCCTCGGCACCAGCGTCGAGGCGATCGGACTGGGCGACCTCGCCCGGGAATTGGCGAACGAATCCTAG
- a CDS encoding FAD-binding oxidoreductase gives MIEISSWGRLSRERHEAVDLADRTALAETLARGGTGIPFGLGRSYGDVCLNPGGRLWRTAGLDRYIAFDPETGVLDCEAGVVLRDIQLRAARSGWRLPVLPGTQFVTVGGAIANDVHGKNHHVHGTFGDAVESLHLVRTDGATVECGPGLDEDLFRATVGGLGLTGLIASARIRLARGAAGWLDAETLPFEGVAPFLLLADGSEADWEHTVAWIDCTSAVLRGLFMRARPAASGERPVPHRREFAVPVTPPVSLVNRLTLRPFNELYFRLGRRHADRRRVPHDSFLFPLDTVRDWNRLYGPAGFYQYQCIVPRPVAADALGDMLSAIRGAGAGSTLAVLKTFADRPSCGLLSFAQPGVTLALDFPNRGTSTLGLFDRLDAILSAAGGRLYPAKDARMPRALFERGYGAALDAFARHRDPGMSSALSRRLLGS, from the coding sequence GTGATCGAGATCTCGTCCTGGGGCCGGCTGAGCCGCGAGCGCCACGAGGCGGTGGACCTCGCCGACCGCACGGCGCTGGCCGAGACCTTGGCGCGTGGCGGCACGGGGATTCCCTTCGGTCTCGGCCGCAGCTACGGCGACGTCTGCCTCAATCCCGGCGGCAGGCTGTGGCGCACCGCCGGGCTCGACCGATACATCGCGTTCGATCCCGAAACCGGCGTGCTGGACTGCGAGGCGGGCGTGGTGCTGCGCGACATCCAGCTCCGGGCGGCGCGGTCGGGCTGGCGCCTGCCGGTGCTGCCGGGAACCCAGTTCGTCACGGTGGGCGGCGCCATCGCCAACGACGTGCACGGCAAGAACCATCACGTGCACGGCACCTTCGGCGATGCCGTCGAATCGCTGCACCTTGTGCGGACCGACGGCGCGACCGTCGAGTGCGGGCCCGGCCTCGACGAAGATCTGTTCCGCGCCACCGTGGGCGGGCTCGGCCTGACCGGGCTGATCGCCAGCGCGAGGATCAGGCTGGCGCGCGGCGCCGCCGGCTGGCTCGACGCCGAGACGCTGCCCTTCGAGGGCGTGGCGCCGTTCCTCCTGCTGGCCGACGGCTCGGAGGCCGACTGGGAGCACACCGTGGCCTGGATCGACTGCACCAGCGCGGTGCTGCGCGGTCTCTTCATGCGCGCGCGGCCCGCCGCCTCGGGCGAGCGGCCCGTGCCGCACCGGCGCGAGTTCGCCGTGCCGGTCACGCCGCCCGTGTCGCTGGTCAACCGACTGACCTTGCGGCCCTTCAACGAGCTCTACTTCCGGCTGGGCAGGCGCCACGCCGATCGCCGCCGAGTGCCGCACGATTCCTTCCTGTTCCCGCTCGATACTGTGCGCGATTGGAACCGGCTCTACGGCCCCGCCGGCTTCTACCAGTATCAATGCATCGTCCCGCGACCGGTCGCGGCCGACGCCCTCGGCGACATGCTCTCGGCCATCCGGGGTGCCGGTGCGGGATCGACGCTGGCGGTACTCAAGACCTTCGCCGACCGGCCGTCGTGCGGGCTGCTGAGCTTCGCGCAGCCCGGTGTCACGCTGGCACTCGATTTCCCCAACCGCGGCACCTCGACGCTCGGCCTGTTCGACCGGCTCGACGCGATCCTGTCGGCGGCCGGCGGGCGCCTCTATCCGGCCAAGGACGCACGCATGCCGCGCGCGCTCTTCGAACGCGGCTACGGCGCCGCGCTCGACGCCTTCGCGCGCCATCGCGACCCGGGCATGAGCTCGGCCCTGTCACGCCGGTTGCTGGGAAGCTAG
- a CDS encoding GtrA family protein gives MRLTVTYALIALVATAANIGAQELSLRAYDGRWHVESSVLVGTAVGLVLKYVLDKAYIFRFRARDAAHDARVFALYTAMGVVTTLVFWGFELGFHYLFHTKAMRYLGGLIGLAIGYWAKYHLDKRFVFREAAP, from the coding sequence ATGCGGCTCACCGTCACCTACGCCTTGATCGCGCTGGTCGCGACGGCGGCCAACATCGGCGCCCAGGAACTCAGCCTGCGCGCCTATGACGGGCGCTGGCACGTCGAATCGTCGGTCCTCGTCGGCACCGCCGTCGGCCTCGTGCTGAAGTACGTGCTCGACAAGGCCTACATCTTCCGCTTCCGCGCGCGCGACGCGGCGCACGATGCGCGCGTATTTGCGCTCTACACCGCGATGGGCGTGGTCACGACCCTGGTGTTCTGGGGCTTTGAGCTCGGCTTCCACTACCTCTTCCACACCAAGGCGATGCGCTACCTCGGCGGGCTGATCGGCCTCGCGATCGGCTATTGGGCCAAGTACCACCTCGACAAGCGCTTCGTGTTCCGCGAGGCCGCGCCGTGA
- a CDS encoding decaprenyl-phosphate phosphoribosyltransferase, protein MQAPSALAQVTALLRLMRPRQWVKNVFVLAPLVFAREYLDPSSVASAIFAFVLFCLASSASYIVNDLRDVERDRLHATKRRSRPLAAGEIEPRSALVLLGLLYAIVAAGIWADPRTGLVIVGYIALNLAYTFVLKDQPVLDLFCIAIGFVLRVYAGAVALAVPLSSWMAITTLCLALYLAAIKRRQELEGGGADTRRVLARYSVPLIERYAEISATGALVFYSLFVISSNQNLVVTIPLVIFGLFRYWYVVDQQKDGESPTDVLLTDLPLIATVLLWVAACVWALWP, encoded by the coding sequence ATGCAGGCACCGTCGGCTCTCGCTCAGGTCACCGCGCTGCTGCGCCTCATGCGGCCCCGGCAATGGGTGAAGAACGTCTTCGTGTTGGCGCCGCTGGTGTTCGCGCGAGAATACCTCGATCCCTCCTCGGTCGCGTCGGCGATTTTCGCCTTCGTGCTGTTCTGCCTCGCTTCCTCCGCCAGCTACATCGTCAATGACCTGCGCGACGTCGAGCGCGACCGGCTCCACGCCACCAAGCGGCGGAGCCGTCCGCTCGCCGCGGGCGAGATCGAACCCCGGTCGGCACTGGTGCTGCTCGGCCTGCTCTACGCCATCGTCGCGGCCGGAATCTGGGCCGACCCGCGCACCGGCCTGGTGATCGTGGGCTACATCGCGCTGAACCTCGCCTACACCTTTGTCCTCAAGGACCAGCCGGTGCTCGACCTCTTCTGCATCGCCATCGGTTTCGTGCTGCGCGTCTATGCCGGCGCTGTCGCGCTCGCCGTGCCGCTGTCGAGCTGGATGGCGATCACCACGCTCTGCCTCGCGCTCTACCTCGCCGCCATCAAGCGGCGGCAGGAGCTCGAGGGCGGCGGCGCCGACACCCGCCGCGTGCTGGCGCGCTACTCGGTGCCGCTGATCGAGCGCTACGCCGAGATCTCGGCGACCGGCGCGCTGGTCTTCTACAGCCTGTTCGTCATCTCCTCGAACCAGAACCTGGTCGTCACCATCCCCTTGGTGATCTTTGGCCTGTTCCGCTACTGGTACGTCGTCGACCAGCAGAAGGACGGCGAATCGCCGACCGACGTGCTGCTCACCGACTTGCCGCTCATCGCCACCGTGCTGCTGTGGGTTGCCGCCTGCGTCTGGGCGCTGTGGCCCTGA
- a CDS encoding helix-turn-helix domain-containing protein, whose amino-acid sequence MNSLSAAKRAQILGMLCEGMSIRAASRLADVSHNTVMKMLVEAGMACSDYQDRALVNLPCTRLQLDEIWSFVGKKAKNIKGEDTDKGLGDAWTWTAICAETKLIPSWFVGDHSYRSAGIFVRDLGRRLQGRVQITTDGNRAYLSAIKSLSADLEVDYAMLIKHYGPAPDKGERRYSPAECVGTSVETIQGAPEYGHVNTSYVERANLTLRMGCRRFTRLTNAFSKKVENHTWAVSLHLMHYNFARIHKTLRITPAMAAGVTDHVWSLEEIAALSQPVAPTKRGAYRKTREAGTA is encoded by the coding sequence ATGAACAGCCTCTCCGCCGCCAAGCGCGCTCAAATCCTCGGAATGCTCTGCGAGGGCATGTCGATCCGCGCCGCGTCCCGACTGGCCGACGTGTCCCACAACACCGTCATGAAGATGTTGGTTGAGGCTGGTATGGCCTGCTCCGACTATCAGGACCGGGCGCTTGTGAACCTGCCGTGCACCCGCCTCCAGCTCGACGAGATTTGGTCCTTCGTCGGCAAGAAGGCGAAGAACATCAAGGGCGAGGACACCGACAAGGGGCTGGGCGACGCGTGGACGTGGACGGCGATCTGCGCCGAAACGAAGCTGATCCCGTCATGGTTCGTCGGTGACCATAGCTATCGATCCGCCGGCATCTTCGTTCGTGATCTTGGCCGTCGCCTGCAGGGCCGCGTCCAGATCACGACGGACGGCAACCGCGCTTACCTGTCGGCCATCAAGAGCCTCTCGGCTGATCTGGAGGTCGACTACGCCATGCTGATCAAGCACTACGGCCCAGCCCCCGATAAGGGCGAGCGCCGCTACAGCCCGGCCGAATGCGTGGGCACGTCGGTAGAGACGATCCAGGGCGCACCCGAGTACGGGCACGTCAATACGTCCTACGTCGAGCGGGCCAACCTCACGCTGCGTATGGGCTGCCGTCGCTTCACCCGCCTGACCAACGCCTTCTCAAAGAAAGTCGAGAACCACACTTGGGCCGTGTCGCTGCACCTGATGCATTACAACTTCGCCCGCATTCACAAGACGCTGCGCATCACGCCGGCCATGGCTGCGGGCGTGACCGATCATGTTTGGTCGCTGGAGGAGATCGCGGCTCTTAGCCAGCCGGTCGCACCGACAAAGCGCGGCGCATATAGGAAAACGCGAGAGGCGGGCACCGCTTGA
- a CDS encoding site-specific DNA-methyltransferase, which yields MSVDHLDRVLVGDCIDLMHSLPAASIDMVFADPPYNLQLGGELLRPDNSRVDAVDDDWDKFADFSRYDSFTRAWLKAARRVLKPEGTLWVIGSYHNIFRIGTALQDEGYWLLNDIVWRKSNPMPNFKGKRFTNAHETLIWAARERKARRYTFNYDAMKELNEGLQMRSDWLLPLCTGGERLKGEDGKKAHPTQKPESLLFRCLMAASNPGDVVLDPFFGTGTTGAVARRLGRRFVGLERDPTYAALARRRIAEVEPLAAEDVLPKPSKRAEPRVPFGVLIEAGLLEPGTILIDPTGQHRARVRADGTLSSSNRLGEHRGSIHQVGAAVQGAPACNGWTFWHFETGGARLPIDHLRRQVRAGL from the coding sequence ATGTCCGTCGACCATCTCGACCGCGTCCTCGTCGGCGATTGCATCGATCTGATGCACTCCCTGCCCGCCGCCTCCATCGACATGGTCTTCGCCGACCCGCCCTATAACCTCCAGCTCGGCGGCGAATTGCTGCGGCCCGACAACAGCCGGGTCGACGCCGTCGACGACGACTGGGACAAGTTCGCCGATTTTTCCCGCTACGATTCCTTCACCCGCGCCTGGCTGAAGGCGGCGCGGCGCGTGCTCAAGCCCGAGGGCACGCTGTGGGTGATCGGCAGCTACCACAACATCTTCCGCATCGGCACGGCGCTGCAGGACGAGGGCTACTGGCTGTTGAACGACATCGTGTGGCGCAAGTCGAACCCGATGCCGAATTTCAAGGGCAAGCGATTCACCAACGCGCACGAGACGCTGATCTGGGCGGCGCGCGAGCGCAAGGCCAGGCGCTACACCTTCAACTACGATGCGATGAAGGAGCTGAACGAGGGCCTGCAGATGCGCTCCGACTGGCTGCTGCCGCTCTGCACCGGCGGAGAGCGGCTGAAGGGCGAGGACGGCAAGAAGGCGCATCCGACGCAGAAGCCCGAGTCGCTGCTCTTCCGCTGCCTCATGGCGGCGTCCAACCCGGGTGACGTGGTCCTCGATCCCTTTTTCGGCACCGGCACGACCGGCGCCGTGGCGCGCCGTCTCGGTCGCCGCTTCGTCGGGCTGGAGCGCGATCCGACGTACGCCGCGCTCGCCCGTCGGCGGATCGCCGAGGTGGAGCCGCTGGCGGCCGAGGATGTGTTGCCCAAGCCGAGCAAGCGCGCCGAGCCGCGCGTGCCGTTCGGCGTGCTGATCGAGGCGGGGTTGCTGGAGCCGGGCACCATCCTGATCGACCCGACCGGGCAGCATCGCGCCCGGGTGCGCGCCGACGGCACGCTGTCCTCCTCGAACCGGCTCGGCGAGCATCGCGGCTCGATCCATCAGGTCGGCGCCGCGGTGCAGGGCGCGCCGGCCTGCAACGGCTGGACGTTCTGGCACTTCGAGACCGGCGGCGCGCGCCTGCCGATCGACCATCTGCGCCGCCAGGTGCGGGCGGGGCTGTAG